A single region of the Mustela lutreola isolate mMusLut2 chromosome 2, mMusLut2.pri, whole genome shotgun sequence genome encodes:
- the CCR4 gene encoding C-C chemokine receptor type 4: protein MNPTDIADTTLDESVYSNYYLYENIPKPCTKEGIKAFGELFLPPLYYLVFLFGLLGNSVVVLVLFKYKRLKSMTDVYLLNLAISDLLFVLSLPFWGYYAADQWVFGLGLCKIISWMYLVGFYSGIFFIMLMSIDRYLAIVHAVFSLRARTLTYGVITSLATWSVAVLASLPGLLFSTCYTERNHTYCKTKYSLNSTRWKVLSSLEINILGLVVPLGTMLFCYSMIIRTLQHCKNEKKSKAVRMVFAVVALFLGFWTPYNVVLFLETLVELGVLQDCTFERHLDYAIQATETLAFVHCCLNPVIYFFLGEKFRKYIVQLFRTCRGPFMRCQYCRLLQLYAPDTPSSSYTQSTGDHDLHDAL from the coding sequence ATGAACCCCACAGATATAGCAGACACCACCCTGGATGAAAGCGTCTATAGTAATTACTATCTCTACGAAAACATCCCCAAGCCTTGCACCAAAGAAGGCATCAAAGCGTTTGGGGAGCTCTTCCTGCCCCCTCTCTACTACTTGGTCTTTCTGTTTGGTCTCCTTGGAAATTCTGTGGTGGTGCTAGTCCTGTTCAAATACAAGAGGCTTAAGTCCATGACTGACGTGTACCTGCTCAACCTTGCCATCTCGGACCTGCTCTTCgtgctctccctccctttctggggCTACTATGCTGCAGACCAGTGGGTTTTTGGACTCGGTCTCTGCAAGATCATTTCCTGGATGTACTTGGTGGGTTTTTACAGCGGCATCTTCTTCATCATGCTCATGAGCATTGACAGATACCTGGCGATTGTGCATGCGGTGTTCTCCCTGAGAGCGAGGACCTTGACTTATGGGGTCATCACCAGCTTGGCCACGTGGTCTGTGGCTGTACTGGCCTCCCTTCCAGGCCTTCTATTCAGCACGTGTTATACCGAGCGCAACCACACCTACTGCAAGACCAAGTACTCTCTCAACTCCACAAGGTGGAAGGTACTGAGCTCCCTGGAGATCAACATTCTCGGATTGGTGGTTCCCTTGGGCACCATGTTGTTCTGCTACTCCATGATCATCAGGACACTGCAGCACTGCAAAAACGAGAAGAAGAGCAAGGCGGTGAGGATGGTCTTTGCTGTGGTGGCCCTCTTCCTGGGGTTCTGGACACCTTACAATGTGGTGCTCTTCCTGGAGACACTGGTGGAGCTGGGGGTCCTTCAGGACTGCACCTTTGAAAGGCACCTGGACTATGCCATTCAGGCCACAGAGACCCTGGCTTTCGTTCACTGCTGCCTTAATCCAGTCATCTACTTTTTCCTCGGGGAGAAATTCCGCAAGTACATAGTACAGCTCTTCAGAACCTGCAGGGGGCCGTTCATGCGCTGCCAATACTGTAGGCTCCTCCAGCTCTACGCCCCTGACACTCCCAGCTCCTCCTACACGCAGTCCACCGGGGATCACGATCTCCATGATGCCCTGtga